One Hymenobacter volaticus genomic region harbors:
- a CDS encoding zinc-binding dehydrogenase has product MASAAVAVALAMGAGCVVAPGRNEAGLADLTRRFGPRVRTVVLSGEQETDQHRMRQAAPGPIDKVLDILPPLPDAAPVRAAAQTGRPHGTVVLMGGLRVGLELNYAHLMRHSITIRGQYMYPRDAPARLVALVRAGLLQLDNWTVTTFPLAQANEAVAQAARSGRAFQTTVLLPTQ; this is encoded by the coding sequence ATGGCGAGCGCGGCCGTCGCCGTCGCGCTCGCCATGGGAGCCGGCTGCGTGGTGGCCCCCGGTCGTAACGAAGCGGGCCTGGCGGACTTGACCCGCCGCTTTGGTCCGCGGGTGCGTACCGTCGTGCTCAGCGGCGAGCAGGAAACGGATCAGCACCGCATGCGGCAGGCGGCCCCGGGCCCCATTGATAAGGTGCTCGATATCTTACCGCCCTTGCCCGATGCGGCCCCGGTCCGCGCCGCCGCCCAGACCGGGCGCCCCCACGGCACGGTCGTCTTGATGGGGGGACTGCGCGTCGGGCTGGAGCTGAACTATGCGCACCTGATGCGCCATAGCATTACCATTCGTGGGCAGTACATGTATCCGCGGGACGCGCCCGCTCGGCTGGTGGCCCTGGTCCGGGCGGGGTTATTACAATTAGATAACTGGACGGTAACGACCTTTCCGCTCGCGCAAGCCAACGAGGCGGTCGCGCAGGCCGCTCGAAGCGGTCGGGCCTTCCAGACCACTGTTTTGCTCCCTACTCAGTAG
- a CDS encoding Fic family protein, producing the protein MAPLKLSPLPADLRELALRLVEAAARLSGSLHPRTAAAIATFLRPATSYYSNLIEGHHTHPLDIARALQGNYSPDTRNRSLQLEAKAHIAVHARLPELLEKAENNPYSETFWRSLHHSLYEYLPDEFQWTTTVEGNRLPVLPGTIRTREVQVEQHIAPAAAALPTFIRRLEDSYQPHYEHDRLARIVQIAAAHHRLAWVHPFLDGNGRVARLFSDAAFRTAGLAAEGLWSMSRGLTRAETAYKRALAAAAAQRENDYDDGRGNLSERQLADFCRYFLEVALYDPRARD; encoded by the coding sequence ATGGCGCCGCTCAAACTCAGCCCTTTACCCGCCGACCTGCGGGAGTTAGCCTTGCGCCTTGTCGAGGCCGCCGCTCGCCTTTCGGGTAGCCTGCATCCGCGCACGGCGGCCGCTATTGCCACCTTTCTGCGCCCGGCCACTAGTTACTACTCCAACCTGATCGAGGGACACCACACGCATCCCCTTGACATTGCCCGCGCCCTACAAGGCAACTATTCTCCCGATACCCGCAACCGGTCGTTGCAACTGGAAGCGAAAGCTCATATCGCCGTACACGCTCGCCTCCCAGAACTGCTAGAGAAAGCGGAGAACAATCCTTACTCCGAAACCTTCTGGCGGTCCCTGCACCACTCGCTTTATGAGTATCTGCCCGACGAGTTTCAATGGACGACTACGGTCGAGGGCAACCGACTACCCGTTCTGCCCGGCACGATCCGCACGAGAGAAGTCCAGGTCGAGCAGCACATCGCGCCCGCAGCCGCGGCGTTGCCTACGTTTATCCGACGACTAGAGGATAGTTATCAGCCCCACTACGAGCATGACCGGCTGGCGCGGATCGTACAGATTGCCGCTGCCCACCACCGACTGGCGTGGGTGCACCCGTTCCTGGACGGCAACGGGCGGGTGGCGCGCCTGTTCAGTGATGCGGCCTTTCGAACGGCAGGACTGGCCGCCGAGGGGCTGTGGTCGATGTCGCGCGGACTCACCCGCGCAGAAACCGCTTATAAGCGGGCCTTGGCCGCTGCCGCTGCCCAGCGGGAAAATGATTACGATGATGGGCGCGGGAATTTGTCGGAGCGCCAGCTGGCTGACTTCTGTCGGTACTTTCTGGAAGTGGCCCTATATGACCCGCGGGCTCGCGATTGA
- a CDS encoding tautomerase family protein: MEINALQGGLDAASKQVLIQAFTEAIRRQAGITPGDLVPVYILFRDVPASDWGVFGATITLPDLQNPPAGAAAI, from the coding sequence ATGGAAATCAACGCCCTGCAAGGCGGGCTCGATGCCGCCTCGAAACAGGTGCTGATTCAAGCGTTTACGGAGGCCATTCGAAGGCAGGCGGGTATCACGCCGGGCGACCTCGTGCCCGTATATATCCTTTTCCGGGACGTGCCCGCATCGGACTGGGGCGTTTTTGGGGCGACCATCACCCTGCCTGATTTACAGAATCCACCGGCCGGGGCGGCGGCTATTTAG
- a CDS encoding membrane dipeptidase: protein MDIIVDLHCHPSMKPFGRSFSANQQHNVRSTSPANVWYHDRPSIIDKAVNYAAQLTKFRQSDFTSSRMGRVRVIVASLYPQEQGFFVNRLGSGPVGDIALALATGVGQRRIQVLQQLQDYFPDLQDEYKFLLELDGKSLTLPTGEKVCYRLCGTRADVEIALQEPNTLAVLLSIEGAHAFGCGLDFKQHPTQKEKLLNHIQQVKAWRHRPLFITFAHHFYNELGGHAASLTGLVARLADQSYGMTLGLTDLGHAVLRELLDNTGGRRILIDVKHMNRRSRQDYYQLLDNEYAGQDIPIIASHGAVTGNAADHHLFWDFDINFYDDDLLRIARSGGLLGLQLDERRVGSPAALRKARGHLPRRKILFHWAGLVWNQVRHVAELLDSHGLYSWGSLALGTDFDGIVDPINGYWTHEQLPALSDYLLMHAHNYLGDRPPLTQAVNRAVSAEEVISRIMADNAMAFLLKYLPAN from the coding sequence ATGGATATCATCGTTGACTTGCACTGCCATCCCAGCATGAAACCGTTTGGGCGCAGCTTCTCGGCCAATCAGCAGCATAACGTTCGGTCTACTTCGCCCGCCAACGTCTGGTACCACGATCGACCCTCAATTATTGATAAGGCAGTAAATTACGCGGCCCAACTCACCAAATTTCGGCAAAGTGATTTCACTAGCAGCCGGATGGGACGGGTGCGGGTAATCGTGGCTTCGCTGTATCCGCAGGAGCAGGGCTTTTTTGTTAATAGACTGGGTTCTGGCCCCGTAGGCGACATAGCCTTGGCGCTAGCTACGGGGGTTGGGCAGCGACGCATTCAAGTGCTGCAGCAGTTGCAGGATTATTTCCCGGATCTGCAAGACGAATACAAGTTTCTGCTCGAACTCGATGGCAAGTCACTAACCCTGCCGACCGGCGAAAAGGTCTGCTACCGCCTCTGCGGAACGCGGGCGGACGTTGAAATTGCCTTGCAGGAACCCAACACGCTAGCCGTCCTGCTTAGTATCGAAGGTGCCCATGCCTTTGGTTGCGGCCTCGACTTTAAGCAGCATCCAACCCAGAAGGAGAAGTTGCTGAACCATATCCAGCAAGTGAAGGCGTGGCGCCACCGCCCGCTGTTTATCACCTTTGCCCACCATTTCTACAACGAGTTGGGCGGCCACGCCGCCAGCTTGACGGGACTAGTGGCCCGACTTGCCGACCAGTCTTACGGGATGACCCTGGGATTAACCGACCTGGGCCACGCAGTGCTGCGCGAGTTGCTCGACAATACCGGGGGCCGCCGCATCCTCATCGATGTAAAGCACATGAACCGCCGCAGCCGCCAGGACTACTACCAGCTGCTCGACAACGAATACGCGGGCCAGGATATTCCCATTATTGCCAGCCACGGGGCAGTGACCGGCAACGCCGCCGACCATCACCTATTCTGGGATTTCGACATTAACTTCTACGACGACGACCTGCTGCGCATTGCCCGCTCGGGAGGGTTGCTGGGCTTGCAACTAGATGAGCGGCGGGTCGGTAGCCCAGCGGCGCTACGCAAGGCCCGCGGGCATTTACCGCGCCGTAAGATTTTGTTTCACTGGGCGGGCCTGGTTTGGAATCAGGTGCGGCACGTAGCCGAGCTCTTGGATAGCCACGGCTTGTATAGTTGGGGCAGCTTGGCATTGGGTACCGATTTCGACGGCATTGTAGACCCTATAAACGGCTACTGGACTCACGAGCAGTTGCCAGCCCTGAGCGACTACTTGCTTATGCACGCCCACAACTACCTTGGCGACCGCCCGCCGCTCACCCAAGCCGTCAACCGCGCGGTGAGCGCCGAGGAAGTAATAAGCCGCATTATGGCCGACAACGCCATGGCGTTTTTACTGAAGTACCTGCCGGCTAACTAA
- a CDS encoding CPBP family glutamic-type intramembrane protease, which yields MSLTEGATIFFWGLLWAGFCIGLCLGPWRAAPRLLGWAAVACVVHLYTLWLVPPWTVWVYWLGLVPVTWLREMAWPVPLNGLGKGAGVLCSLGWVYLWRRITPAATGLVRPAPGSVRAIAPAVLVVAAGVLVEAYASRFAFLPLTAIQHLYYLTLPGLDEELFYRGALLGLLAPACPAHCLYSARARVGAGWWGAALHSRPRSRLPERLFELGCGADFWRYVRAWWSPTHFPLPTVLFQLGMGTFFLWVRERTGSAWVAAFVHCLVNGCLSLGHAAG from the coding sequence ATGTCGCTTACCGAGGGGGCTACGATCTTCTTTTGGGGCCTGTTGTGGGCGGGTTTCTGCATTGGTCTGTGCCTAGGCCCCTGGCGCGCGGCGCCTCGCCTGCTGGGCTGGGCGGCGGTAGCGTGTGTCGTGCACCTGTATACCTTGTGGCTGGTGCCTCCCTGGACGGTGTGGGTGTACTGGCTCGGCTTGGTGCCCGTCACGTGGCTGCGCGAGATGGCCTGGCCCGTGCCCTTGAACGGGCTAGGGAAGGGAGCCGGGGTGCTCTGCTCGTTGGGGTGGGTGTACCTGTGGCGGCGAATTACGCCCGCGGCAACCGGCCTGGTTCGGCCAGCTCCCGGGTCGGTACGGGCCATCGCCCCAGCTGTGCTGGTCGTGGCCGCCGGCGTACTAGTCGAAGCCTACGCCTCGCGCTTCGCCTTTCTGCCCTTAACCGCCATCCAGCACCTCTACTACCTGACCTTACCCGGTTTGGATGAAGAGTTGTTTTACCGCGGCGCGTTGCTAGGGCTGCTCGCCCCGGCTTGCCCCGCACATTGCCTCTACTCGGCACGCGCACGAGTTGGGGCGGGGTGGTGGGGTGCTGCTCTTCACTCTAGGCCACGGTCTAGGCTACCCGAACGTCTCTTTGAGCTGGGCTGCGGGGCGGACTTCTGGCGCTACGTGCGGGCCTGGTGGTCGCCCACTCATTTCCCGCTGCCCACGGTGCTGTTCCAGTTGGGGATGGGCACCTTTTTCTTGTGGGTACGCGAGCGCACGGGCTCGGCCTGGGTCGCCGCGTTCGTCCACTGCCTGGTGAACGGCTGTCTTTCCCTCGGCCATGCTGCCGGGTAA
- a CDS encoding vWA domain-containing protein translates to MRRLPVYLVLDTSGSMTGEPIEAVKNGVQVMISSLRQNPQAIETAFISIITFDSEAKQVVPLTDLASFQMVDIRATGTTSLGEALKLVSTCMDNEVTKTTAEQKGDWKPLVFIMTDGIPTDDWQIGLEEFRKRKTAFTVACAAGSAADSALLKQITENVVSLDTADSQSIAKFFTWVSASIGVSSTKVEDGGQEVTGMGELPPPPAELNIVT, encoded by the coding sequence ATGAGGAGACTACCCGTCTATTTAGTATTGGACACCTCTGGTTCCATGACCGGCGAGCCCATTGAAGCAGTTAAAAATGGGGTTCAGGTTATGATCAGTTCGTTGCGGCAGAATCCGCAGGCGATTGAGACGGCCTTCATCAGCATCATCACCTTTGATAGCGAGGCCAAACAAGTGGTGCCCTTAACCGACTTGGCTTCGTTTCAGATGGTGGACATCCGAGCTACCGGCACTACCAGCTTAGGCGAGGCGCTGAAATTGGTTTCCACCTGCATGGACAATGAGGTAACGAAAACCACGGCCGAGCAAAAAGGCGACTGGAAACCCCTGGTGTTCATCATGACGGATGGTATTCCCACCGATGATTGGCAGATTGGCCTGGAAGAATTCCGCAAACGGAAAACCGCCTTTACCGTGGCCTGCGCCGCGGGTAGCGCCGCCGATTCGGCGTTGTTAAAGCAGATCACGGAAAATGTCGTCAGCCTGGATACCGCCGACAGCCAGAGCATTGCCAAGTTCTTTACTTGGGTGAGTGCTTCCATTGGCGTTTCCTCTACCAAGGTGGAGGATGGCGGCCAAGAAGTGACCGGCATGGGCGAACTACCTCCACCTCCTGCGGAGTTGAATATCGTTACCTAA
- a CDS encoding replication initiation protein: MKLEEIAVELVEPTPVVRQHNAITQARYDYTACQLDIFFYLLSRLRRDDTPDHEYTIYVKDVEALTGRQWNYQQLREATADMGSRMFEVESERTYQQLWMFQRVEYIKGKGCLQIQLAAPIRPYLFNLKENFTSYQLHSALKLSSKYAKRIYQLVSQWKDKTATRTYPLDDFKQMLHLKDPKGKEPELFQNISQLKARVLDIAVRQVSEHTDLKIDYELLKKGRAYDAVRFTIARQHPQQLPIPFEQPAEDARAFTARQHLEGLGITQPQLVATILGDSKHLDQLFKFTYQLKTGKVKADKNPGAYS, encoded by the coding sequence ATGAAGCTTGAAGAAATTGCGGTGGAGCTCGTGGAGCCCACTCCCGTCGTCCGCCAGCATAACGCCATCACCCAAGCCCGGTACGATTACACGGCCTGCCAGCTGGATATCTTTTTCTACCTGCTTTCCCGCTTGCGGCGGGATGATACGCCCGATCACGAGTATACCATCTACGTCAAGGATGTGGAAGCGCTGACGGGGCGGCAATGGAACTACCAGCAGCTGCGCGAAGCCACCGCTGATATGGGTTCCCGCATGTTTGAAGTGGAAAGCGAGCGCACCTATCAGCAGCTGTGGATGTTCCAGCGGGTGGAGTACATCAAAGGCAAAGGCTGTTTGCAGATTCAGTTGGCGGCGCCCATCCGGCCTTACTTGTTTAACCTCAAAGAGAACTTCACTTCTTACCAGCTGCACTCGGCCCTTAAGCTGAGCAGCAAGTACGCCAAGCGCATCTACCAGCTCGTGAGTCAGTGGAAAGATAAAACGGCAACGCGCACGTATCCTCTGGATGATTTCAAGCAGATGCTCCACCTCAAGGATCCCAAGGGCAAGGAGCCGGAGCTTTTCCAGAACATCAGTCAACTCAAAGCCCGGGTGCTCGACATCGCGGTGCGTCAAGTTAGTGAGCACACCGACCTGAAAATCGACTACGAGCTGCTCAAGAAAGGGCGGGCCTACGATGCGGTGCGCTTTACCATCGCCCGCCAGCATCCCCAGCAGCTGCCGATTCCCTTTGAACAGCCGGCCGAAGATGCCCGCGCCTTCACGGCCCGGCAGCACCTGGAAGGGCTAGGTATAACGCAACCCCAATTGGTGGCCACCATCCTCGGTGATTCCAAGCACCTCGACCAACTTTTCAAGTTTACTTATCAGCTGAAAACCGGCAAAGTCAAGGCCGATAAGAACCCCGGGGCCTATTCCTAA
- a CDS encoding N-acetylmuramidase family protein: protein MSFASQLLVCKGLYRAGILLCFSPFVVMTKKLTPQQLAAAAETAGFEPRAVRAIIKVETGGSGYDRTTGYLLIQFEPSWFRRLLPKDLRQKIASASATVMKRTATAEQITLTQDWAITQANKVEGQVRERQAFDAACRIDRHTAYLATSWGLPQMMGFNYKSCGYSTVEEMIEGFRQSEAKQLAAMLLFIKSKPPMATALKNRDWGVLAYHYNGAGYKVFKYDKKLGLAYEALA, encoded by the coding sequence ATGAGTTTTGCAAGTCAGCTATTAGTCTGCAAAGGCTTGTACAGAGCTGGCATTCTTCTTTGTTTCTCACCCTTCGTTGTTATGACTAAAAAGCTAACGCCCCAGCAACTTGCGGCCGCCGCAGAGACGGCAGGCTTTGAGCCTAGAGCAGTTCGGGCCATCATCAAAGTGGAAACCGGGGGTAGTGGGTATGACCGGACCACTGGCTATCTGTTGATTCAGTTCGAGCCTAGTTGGTTTCGGCGTTTGCTGCCTAAAGACCTCAGGCAAAAAATCGCCTCAGCGTCTGCAACAGTAATGAAAAGGACGGCCACAGCCGAACAAATTACTTTAACGCAGGATTGGGCTATCACACAAGCCAATAAAGTTGAAGGACAAGTTAGGGAGCGGCAAGCCTTTGATGCAGCCTGTCGCATTGATCGGCATACTGCTTATTTAGCCACGAGTTGGGGATTGCCGCAAATGATGGGCTTCAACTATAAATCGTGTGGTTACAGTACGGTCGAGGAGATGATTGAAGGTTTTCGCCAATCAGAAGCCAAGCAGTTAGCGGCCATGTTGCTCTTTATCAAGTCGAAGCCTCCTATGGCAACGGCCCTCAAGAATAGGGACTGGGGCGTGTTGGCTTACCATTATAATGGCGCCGGTTACAAAGTCTTTAAATATGACAAAAAACTCGGCCTAGCATACGAAGCCCTAGCGTAG
- a CDS encoding alpha/beta hydrolase — MGAWYQQNERGGEPFISFIEKELMPYIDRHYPTQPDKLLIGHSLGGLTVMQIFVHHTHLFNSYICIDPSMWWDKQTLLTETKRALETRRFHGTSLYLGIANTAEKGMDLNSVRTDTTEDTKHMRSVLQLQRYFENNKHNGLKYQGKYYKDESHMSVPFIAEYEALHFLFGDGRK, encoded by the coding sequence TTGGGCGCCTGGTACCAGCAAAACGAGCGGGGAGGCGAACCCTTCATTTCGTTTATTGAAAAGGAATTGATGCCCTACATTGACCGGCACTATCCAACCCAACCCGACAAACTGCTGATTGGCCACTCATTAGGAGGGCTGACCGTGATGCAAATCTTCGTGCACCATACCCATCTATTTAACTCCTATATCTGCATTGATCCCAGTATGTGGTGGGACAAGCAAACCCTGTTAACAGAAACAAAACGGGCGCTGGAAACCAGGCGTTTTCACGGTACCTCCCTCTACTTAGGCATAGCCAACACGGCAGAGAAGGGTATGGATCTAAACAGCGTACGAACGGATACAACCGAGGACACCAAGCATATGCGGAGTGTATTACAATTGCAGCGCTATTTTGAAAACAACAAGCACAATGGGTTGAAGTACCAGGGCAAATATTACAAAGACGAGAGCCATATGTCGGTGCCCTTTATTGCCGAATATGAGGCCCTGCATTTTCTATTTGGTGATGGGCGAAAGTAG
- a CDS encoding SDR family NAD(P)-dependent oxidoreductase — MDNQPKNSQVWFITGASKGFGLELVKQLLAQGHQVAATSRQVPELRQAVGTATAHFLPLAVELNAEASVGAALAATVQQFGRLDVVVNNAGYGQLGSLEEVSDAEARANFEVNVFGTLNVIRQAMPYLRQQQRGHLINFSSIAGILGSFPGWGVYCATKFAVEGLSEALAAEVAPFGVNVTVVAPGYFRTNFLQSGSLQLAADKLPDYQLVRDNEAYHEQIRQAHSQLGDPAKGAAALIRLAAAPNPPVHLLLGADAYGMADVKIKHLQDDMAHWKDLSLATAAEPSHA, encoded by the coding sequence ATGGACAACCAACCGAAAAATTCGCAAGTCTGGTTTATTACCGGCGCCTCCAAAGGCTTCGGCCTCGAATTGGTGAAACAACTACTCGCGCAAGGCCACCAGGTAGCGGCCACTTCCCGCCAGGTCCCGGAGCTGCGCCAGGCAGTAGGCACGGCAACCGCGCACTTCCTGCCGCTGGCCGTGGAGCTAAATGCCGAAGCCAGCGTGGGCGCGGCCCTCGCGGCTACGGTGCAGCAGTTCGGCCGCCTCGACGTGGTGGTCAATAACGCCGGCTACGGCCAACTCGGCAGCTTAGAGGAAGTGAGCGACGCCGAGGCGCGCGCCAACTTTGAGGTGAACGTGTTCGGCACGCTGAACGTCATCCGGCAGGCCATGCCCTACTTGCGGCAGCAGCAGCGCGGGCACCTTATCAACTTTTCGTCGATTGCCGGTATTCTGGGCAGCTTCCCCGGCTGGGGGGTGTACTGCGCCACCAAATTTGCGGTGGAAGGCTTATCCGAAGCCCTGGCTGCCGAAGTAGCCCCGTTCGGCGTGAACGTAACGGTGGTAGCGCCCGGCTACTTCCGCACCAACTTCCTGCAGTCGGGCTCGCTGCAGCTGGCCGCCGACAAACTACCGGACTACCAACTCGTGCGGGACAACGAGGCCTACCACGAACAGATACGCCAAGCCCATTCGCAACTCGGAGACCCGGCTAAAGGGGCCGCGGCCCTGATTCGGCTGGCGGCCGCGCCCAACCCGCCCGTGCACCTGCTGCTCGGCGCAGACGCCTACGGCATGGCCGACGTTAAAATCAAGCACCTGCAGGACGATATGGCGCACTGGAAGGACCTCTCGCTCGCAACCGCTGCCGAGCCGAGCCACGCGTAA
- a CDS encoding helix-turn-helix domain-containing protein: MPKPESLAEFYQHHFQELPAARPLERGQVNVFRLEDVLAPSAQPVQYSRRDFFKITLIRGRNAYHYADRSLAIAGPTLLFFNPQVPYTWQPLSSDTTGFFCIFRQEFFHGWGNPTLTELPLFQPGSTPAYPLTSAQDEAVSALYEKMLAELDSDYPLKYELLRSYASELIHFALKLRPAEARYQHPDAKSRLAAVFLELLERQFPIESPTRRFALRSARDFAQHLAVHVNHLNRCVRATTGKTTTDHIAERVASEAKALLRHTDWNIAEVGYSLGFDEPANFNYFFKKHTGLIPSAFRRV, translated from the coding sequence ATGCCCAAGCCGGAAAGCCTCGCCGAATTCTATCAGCACCATTTCCAGGAGCTACCCGCGGCCCGGCCCCTGGAGCGGGGGCAGGTGAACGTATTCCGGCTCGAGGACGTGCTGGCCCCCAGTGCGCAACCGGTCCAGTACAGCCGCCGCGATTTCTTTAAAATCACGCTTATCCGGGGCCGCAACGCGTATCACTACGCCGACCGAAGTTTGGCCATAGCGGGGCCAACGCTGCTGTTTTTCAACCCCCAGGTGCCCTATACCTGGCAGCCCCTCTCCAGCGACACCACCGGGTTTTTCTGCATCTTTCGCCAGGAGTTCTTTCACGGCTGGGGCAACCCGACCCTGACCGAGCTGCCGCTGTTTCAGCCCGGCAGCACCCCCGCCTATCCGCTGACAAGCGCGCAGGACGAAGCAGTCAGTGCGCTCTACGAGAAAATGCTGGCCGAACTTGACTCCGACTATCCCCTCAAGTACGAGCTGCTGCGCAGCTACGCGTCGGAATTGATTCACTTCGCCCTCAAGCTGCGGCCCGCCGAGGCGCGCTACCAGCACCCCGACGCCAAGTCGCGGCTGGCCGCCGTGTTTCTGGAACTGCTCGAACGGCAATTTCCCATCGAATCGCCGACGCGCCGGTTTGCCTTACGCTCGGCCCGCGACTTTGCCCAGCACCTGGCCGTGCACGTCAACCACCTTAACCGCTGCGTGCGCGCTACCACCGGCAAAACGACCACCGACCATATCGCCGAGCGCGTGGCCAGCGAAGCCAAGGCTTTGCTCCGGCATACGGACTGGAACATTGCCGAAGTCGGCTACAGCCTGGGCTTCGACGAGCCGGCCAACTTCAACTATTTCTTCAAGAAGCACACCGGCCTAATTCCCTCGGCTTTTCGGCGGGTTTGA
- a CDS encoding protein phosphatase 2C domain-containing protein — protein sequence MADAKQLVTDLFNRNGITIPEHRMQLFDRFLEEEQNLAILHQLSKNQEQLMANWKTEDRIAEIVQQPIRIPNATVGKPYAAPFDFEQYGWNDLIAFRIEGLEALGLTYSAENNQLTGVPTQSGDLKFSIHFKVEGQPEEAPFHQKDIPLIINPDPKGLWKNLASDKNDPYWKEDEVTLFSPLGDRHLLVSSKRGRSHANVGSFREDDFAYKELPNGWNVVVVSDGAGSAKLSRKGSALVCAGVVNYFLDPASVESMIEFDDLLQQHASQTGDDTQKNLNRFVYNNLGKAAFQVHKQLESFAKAQEVTLKDLSSTLIFTLFKKYDVGYALLSFGVGDCPIAVLSKDVTEVTLMNWIDVGEFGAVPDLSPCPRFSRMKSSLPVSGLS from the coding sequence ATGGCCGATGCAAAACAACTGGTGACTGATCTTTTCAACCGCAACGGCATTACCATTCCCGAGCACCGGATGCAGCTGTTCGACCGCTTTTTAGAGGAAGAACAGAACCTTGCCATTCTCCACCAACTCAGCAAAAACCAGGAACAGCTCATGGCGAATTGGAAAACCGAGGACAGAATAGCTGAGATCGTGCAACAGCCCATTCGTATTCCCAACGCTACCGTGGGCAAGCCTTACGCGGCTCCCTTTGACTTCGAGCAATACGGTTGGAACGACCTTATCGCCTTTCGAATAGAAGGTCTGGAAGCCCTCGGGCTGACCTACAGCGCCGAAAACAACCAGCTTACCGGGGTTCCCACCCAAAGCGGCGACCTCAAGTTTTCAATTCACTTCAAAGTGGAAGGACAACCGGAGGAAGCGCCATTTCACCAAAAAGACATTCCGCTCATCATCAACCCAGACCCCAAAGGCCTCTGGAAAAACCTGGCGAGCGACAAGAACGATCCTTACTGGAAGGAAGACGAGGTCACTTTGTTCTCGCCACTAGGGGACCGGCACCTGCTGGTTTCTTCTAAACGCGGACGCTCCCACGCCAATGTGGGCTCGTTCCGGGAAGATGACTTTGCCTATAAGGAGCTGCCCAATGGCTGGAATGTCGTGGTGGTGTCGGATGGGGCCGGGAGTGCGAAACTATCCCGAAAAGGATCGGCGCTGGTCTGTGCCGGCGTGGTCAACTATTTTCTGGACCCCGCCTCGGTAGAAAGCATGATTGAGTTTGACGACTTACTCCAACAGCACGCCAGCCAAACCGGGGACGACACCCAGAAAAACCTGAACCGTTTCGTCTACAATAACTTGGGCAAAGCGGCTTTTCAGGTGCATAAACAACTGGAAAGCTTCGCCAAGGCGCAGGAGGTCACGCTGAAAGATTTGAGCAGTACGCTCATCTTCACTTTGTTCAAGAAGTACGACGTGGGGTACGCCTTGCTTTCCTTTGGCGTCGGTGATTGCCCCATTGCCGTGCTCAGCAAAGACGTAACCGAAGTGACGCTTATGAACTGGATTGACGTGGGCGAATTCGGGGCGGTACCCGATTTATCACCATGCCCGAGATTTTCCAGAATGAAAAGTTCGCTACCCGTTTCGGGTTTAAGCTGA